Proteins from a single region of Methanotorris igneus Kol 5:
- the pfdA gene encoding prefoldin subunit alpha, translating to MNEEEIRQKLAVLETYNQQIQKLQEELVNIGLMKNEINKAIETLEGIKENDEVLFPIGAGAFVKAKVLEKDKVIVGIGANIFVDKNIDEVIKEFKKSVEDIEKAEAKGKEQIENTIKVARKIQKELEKELARIQKEQQEQQQK from the coding sequence ATGAATGAGGAAGAAATAAGGCAAAAACTTGCAGTATTGGAAACCTACAACCAACAAATACAAAAACTTCAGGAAGAGTTAGTGAACATAGGATTAATGAAGAATGAAATAAACAAAGCAATAGAGACATTGGAAGGAATCAAAGAAAATGATGAAGTTTTATTCCCAATAGGTGCTGGAGCATTTGTAAAAGCTAAAGTCTTAGAAAAAGACAAAGTCATTGTTGGGATAGGGGCTAATATTTTTGTCGATAAGAATATTGATGAAGTTATCAAAGAATTTAAGAAGAGTGTTGAAGATATTGAAAAAGCAGAAGCTAAAGGTAAAGAACAGATAGAAAACACAATAAAAGTTGCAAGAAAAATACAGAAAGAATTGGAAAAAGAACTTGCAAGAATCCAAAAAGAACAACAAGAACAACAACAAAAATAA